In the genome of Cryptomeria japonica chromosome 8, Sugi_1.0, whole genome shotgun sequence, one region contains:
- the LOC131044788 gene encoding pathogenesis-related protein PR-4-like — translation MASKVVRWIAICFFVASILCDCVKATYTTNNQYNPAAHNYELDGLYCATYDSDQSLDWRSQYYWTAYCDQAGQPMGSSLCGTCIQVTNESTGQSVTVRIVDQCQNGGLDLETAAFNAIDGDGQGQFNGHMITTYQFVGC, via the exons ATGGCTTCAAAGGTTGTGAGGTGGATTGCTATATGCTTCTTTGTGGCTTCCATACTATGTGATTGTGTTAAGGCTACGTACACCACGAACAATCAGTATAATCCTGCTGCTCATAATTACGAACTGGATGGACTGTACTGCGCTACATATGACTCTGATCAGAGCCTTGATTGGCGCAGTCAATACTATTGGACTGCGTATTGTGACCAAGCGGGCCAGCCCATGGGATCTTCCCTCTGCGGCACCTGCATCCAA GTGACAAATGAATCAACAGGTCAAAGTGTGACCGTACGAATTGTGGACCAGTGCCAAAACGGAGGATTGGATTTGGAAACTGCTGCTTTTAATGCCATTGATGGAGATGGACAAGGGCAGTTTAACGGCCATATGATTACTACTTACCAGTTCGTGGGCTGTTAG